The sequence below is a genomic window from Pleurocapsa sp. PCC 7327.
ATTGTAACGGGAACGATCTTGATTTGGTTTGCCCTCGGACAAATCAAGCCCGATTTTTTGCCGCCGCTGCCGATTTTACATCCCCTGCAAGCCTTGCATCGGCGCTTAAATACTGCCATGCTGCGACTGTCTGTATCGGAGCGCTGGTGGACTCCGGCTTTGCTAGGGCTACTTTGGGGGTTGATTCCCTGCGGTTTTCTCTACGCGGCTCAAATCAAAGCCGTAGAAAGACAAGAGCTTTGGCTAGGTGCAGCCACGATGCTAGCCTTCGGATTGGGGACGATGCCGATGATGGTAGCAATAGGCGCATTGACCTCGCGGCTGAGCGCTAGCAAGCGCAGCCAGTTGTTTCGCTTGGGAGGGTGGATAACGCTCGCGATCGGGATTTTAACCCTCTTGCGAACAGACGAAATGGTGGATTTGACAGGTCACGCCGCTCTTTTGTTGCTGATGCTAGCCTTGATAGCTCGTCCCCTCAGCGGCTTCTGGGCAGCTCCGTTGCAGTACCGAAGAGCGATTGGGGTGGGAGCTTACGTGCTGGCGATCGCGCATACGGGGCGCATGCTCGACCATTCTTTCAACTGGAACTTGGGGACTATCTCCTATTTGCTGCCGATACACCGAGTCGGAATAGTGACGGGCGCGATCGCGCTGTTGTTGATGACTCCTGCTGTTTGTACCAGTTTCGACTACTGGCAAAAAGTGTTAGGCAAGCGCTGGCGACAGATTCATCTTTTGTGCCTTCCGGCTTTGGGGCTGGCAATCGTTCATACTTTGCTGATCGGTTCTCATTATTTGGGCGAGTTGCATTGGGATTGGGGCGATCGCTGGCGTTCCATTGGGCTTGTCGCGATCGCGGGGGGAGTTTTGTTGTTAAGATGGCGTTTATTTTGGTTACTTTTTTCGCTAGATAAGTTTTACATCCGTCCTAATAAACGTTAGGCTTCCTGTCTAAATCTTTACAAAAACTTTACGGTCTAATTACTACTTTTGGACTGTTGGAATTATGCACTTAAACATTTCTGTAAGGGGTTGAGCCTTGCCAAAACCCTACGAAGGAATGCGCTTTTTGGCAATCGAGTGCAACTGCCGTGCTATTGTCTTTCAAGGCATTATAATGCCGCAACCTATAGAAAATAAGCGATCGCTAAAGATAACCGCCCAAGGTTATTGTGGGAATCCTGCCGAAGAGGTTATAATGAGGCGCAACTCAGTCGATGAGATTGGTTTTTAAAAAATTTCTAACCAAATTAATGTAAATGCCAATTTTTTTATGAAAAATTATTGACAGAAACTAATGCTTTCAAGCTGTTATTTTGCCATCAATAACCCTTCGCGATCGCGATTAAAAATTAGCCAGAAGCGGGATAATATCGAGCCAACGACCTCAGTATATTTACGATGATGGCACGAATAATCCTTCTCAAAGATCCATAAGACTTTGAACGCGAACGATGCCAAATTTAACTTACTAAGGCTTAGATGAATAAAAAAGCTCAGCAAAAGCACTGATGCTTGGCATCAGCTTTTTCGTTTACGAAGTAGATATAAGCCTAGCCATCGATCTAAAAAAAGCAATCATAGATGATATCTATATATATCCTGACCCATAACGAAGAAATAGATATAGCCGCTTGCATCGAGTCTGCGCTGCTGTCCGACGATGTTATAGTCGTCGATTCCTTCAGTACGGATCGCACAATTGAAATTGCCTCTCGCTATCCCGTCCGCGTCGTTCAGCACGAGTTTGAAAGCCATGGAAAGCAGCGCACTTGGATGCTAGAAGCCATTCCCACCAAGTACGAATGGGTGTATATCCTAGAAGCAGACGAGCGGATGACTCCCGAACTCTTTCGAGAATGTCTCAAAGCAAGTCAGAGTCAGGAATTTATCGGCTACTACGTGGCAGAGCGGGTAATGTTTATGGGAACGTGGATTCGCCGCAGTACCCAATATCCGCGCTATCAAATGCGTTTGTTCGAGAAAGGAAAAGTCTGGTTTGGCGACTACGGTCATACCGAAAGAGAAGTGTGCGACGGACCGACGGGTTTTTTGAAGGAGACTTATCCTCATTACACTTGTAGTAAAGGATTGAGCCGCTGGATTGAAAAACACAATCGCTACTCCACCGACGAAGCTAAAGAAACCCTGCGTCAGTTGAAAAACGGAAAGATCGATTGGTACAGCTTATTATTGGGCAAATCGGAAGTAGAAAGACGGCGCGCTCTCAAAGATTTATCCCTACGCCTTCCGTTTAGACCGCTTTTGCGTTGGTTTTACATGTACTTTATGCTGGGCGGTATTTTAGACGGACGAGCGGGATTTGCTTGGTGTACCTTACAGGCGTTTTACGAATACTTAATTCTCCTCAAGGTAAGGGAAATGCAGCAAGCATCGCACGATGGCTTGAGCTTAGAGAATTCCGTTACCTCTTTCGAGATTTCCAGTTTTTCCAAGCTCTCGGAATTGGTTTCGGGCGATCGCTCCTCTAGTCAGCGCCGATAGCAGCTAGACGGAACGCATTCCATTCAAAATTAAAGAGGAATATTTGACCGAGAAAGCAGATATTTTTCCTTTTTCGTTTTAGCTATCTTCAGCCTAAAAGCCTGCGTCAAAGATTTTCAAAGAAGTATTTCTGCATGGATTGCTAAAATTTGGGAATAACCTACCAGACAAAACCGTCTTTAAATGCAGTTGAGTTTTAGGCAGCCTCTACAGAGGCATGCACGCAGCATCCAATTGTCGATCGCCCAAGGGAGCGAATAGTTTTCATGGAAAATTCTGTGGCAACCATTCAATGTTCAAATCCCAGTTGTCAGGCACCCAATCTCCTAACCGATCGAGACTGCCACAAATGCCGAACACCTATTGTGAGGCGCTATCTATGGACTGTAGGACAGTGGGAGAGAGACTTTAGAGAGGGAGAGTTAATTGGCGATCGCTATCTTTTTATCAGACCGCGCATCCTTCTCGACACCCAACCCGCCATACCGCCCATAACGCCAGAAGAAGTTCCCGATAACATGCTTCCTTATTTGAAGCTTTTGCCCTATCGACTGCACGTTCCTCTGGTTTACGGCTACCTTCCCAGTCCGGACGAACAGTTGGAGCTAGAGATTTGGCTCTTAGAATACAACAGCGTTCCGACCGACGAATCGGGCAAATTGAAATACGATGAACTCTTTCCCAAATTAACCGAAGTTTGGCAGAAGGCAACTGGATTAAGACAACTCAACTGGTTGTGGCAAATGGCTCGCCTGTGGGAACCGCTACAGAATAGGGGCGTAGCTGCTAGTTTGCTCGCTCCATCGCTACTGAGGGTCAATGGACCCCTGATTCAGCTCCTCGAATTGCAGTTTGACCAGGAAAAGCAGCCAAGTTTGCATCAGTTGGGACAGCTTTGGTTCTCATGGAGCGAGCAAGCATCGCCGAACCTGACCGAGTTTTTACAAAAACTATGCGAGCATCTAGAGCAAGGGAAAATCGAGCGAGCCGAACAGCTCGTCGCTCTCCTAGAAAAAGCCATAGAGCAAGCCGCTCGCCTGCAAGAGCGAACTTATCAGATTTATACCTGCACCGATGCCGGGCCGACTCGCGATCATAACGAAGATGCCTGCTATCCGCCCAGTGGCAAAACCGTTACGATTGGCGATCGCAACAGGGCGCTAGCGATCGTCTGCGATGGGATCGGCGGACAAGAAGGCGGAGAAATCGCCTCGCAACTGGCGATCGATACCTTGGTTGAGGACATCGATCGCTCCCTCGGCGACGCAACCGAGTCCGATCCCAAAATTTACATGCAGGCAATAGAACGCGCCATCTGCGACACCAACGATTTGATTAGCGATCGCAACGACAGCGAAAATCGTCAGGAACGACAGCGCATGGGAACGACGCTAGTTATGAGTCTGGCTCGCGCTCACGAAATCTATATCGCTCACGTTGGGGATTCTCGCATCTACTGGATTACGCCGACAAGCTGCCATCAAGTTACCGTTGACGACGATTTGGCATCGAGAGAAGTTCGACTGGGCTACCTGCTCTATCGAGAAGCCGTGCAATATCCAAACGCTGGCGCATTGGTACAAGCTTTGGGCATGAGTTCATCTGCCTCGCTTCACCCAACGGTTCAGCGCCTCATTTTAGATGAGGACTGCGTTTTCCTGCTTTGTTCTGATGGGCTGAGCGATTTCGATCGCGTCGAGCAGTATTGGGAGAAAGAAATCGCTCCCATTTTAGAGGGCAAACGAGATGTGATGGAGGCGGGAAAACGGTTGTTAGCCCTTGCCAACCAAAGAAACGGGCACGATAACGTAACGATTGCCTTAGTTCACTGTCAGGTGCAACCGAAAGCGGGTGCCGAGTCAACCCCTTTAGTCTATCCGGAGTTTGAGGCTAAATCTATCGACGAACCGCCGTTACCCGAATCAGAAGACCTTGAGACAGACGAGGAGGCTGAAGACACGGTGTTGACTGCGCGATTTGAGGCATTCTCATCTCCAGAAACTCCGCCCCAGCGCTCGCCATGGCTTCTAGTCTTGGCAATGGCTTCTCTTGGTTTGCTCGCCTTGGGTGGGGGCTATTGGTTATGGCAACTGGCAAACAGCGGCACGGAGGATACGCGAGTTCCTATCGTGACTTCCGATCCGCAAGTGACTCCAATTGTTCCCGAACCAACGGTTTCTTCCCAACTGCCGCTAGCAGCAGGAGACGCGATCGAAATCTTTAGAACCATTACGCTTCTCGACAGCCCTGCCGCTGAAAAAAGAGTGGGTGATGTGCCAAAAGATAGCATGCTTAAAGTCGTGCAAACCGAACCCAATTCTACTTGGCTGAAGTTGCAAGTCTGTCAGGTCGATGAAAAAGCCACTTCCCATAGCATTGGAGGTGAGACCTCTTCTCCGTTAGGAAAAGAGGGGTGGATCAAATTGGAAACCTTAAAGGAATTGGGGTTTCGAGCCATATCGCCTGCGGCTGACAACTGTCTTGCTACCGATTCTTCCGATCCTACCGAGATGCCCTCTCCACCACCATCGCAACCCGAACAGCTACCCCGTTGACTTATCATAGTTATGACCGATTGGCAAGCCAGTTACTCAATTGAGAATTTAGAATTCTGCATTCAGAATTCATAGGAGACTGTGTAACAATACTTTCATAGCGCAATCAGTAAAAAAGAAAGAATGTCTGTCAGGGAAATTCCCTGCCTCAGTCTGGCGATCGCTCGTTTGACCTCAGCAGGACCTGAAAATTTTGCTACTTGGGTAATTCAATCTCCCTTACCGGGAGGTTACGTTCATCACGACTCTATTTGGTCGCCAACTTTAACGCAAAAATGGCTGGCATGGCAGGAAATGTTTTCCTTACAAAGCGAATTTCACATTCCCGTCGCTCACCGAGACCCTTCTACTTCTCTACCGCCATTTAACTTGCCGCTCTCTAGTCCGAAAGAAAACTATGGCGGACGGCTGATGCAGGAGTTGGGGATCAGTCTCTGGCAGTGGGTGTTTGACGATCCCATCCGTCAGAGCTTAGCGCAAAGTCGGGGAATGGCGATGGGACAAAATAAACTTCTGCGGGTGCGATTAGAAATTCGCGACCCCAATTTAATTCCGCTACCGTGGGAGATTATGCAACCGGAGGTGGGCAAACAGTCTATTTCTCTCGATCCTCAGATCCTCTTCAGTCGAACGACCAGTAATGTAGATCCCCTAGCTCCTCAACAATCAGGCGACTCCCTCAATATTTTGTTAGTGCTCGGACAAGACCAAAACCCGCCAGATCCGCGAGAAACGCAGTCGGACTCGATTCGCAGTTCTTCTAAAACCTTACAACTTGAAACCGAAGCTGCTGCTCTCGTACAAGCGATCGAAGAAGGAGCGTGCGTTGCTAGCGCGATTAACTCTTCGGCGTTCCGGGTGTCTGCTAGCGTTCGCACTCTCGTACAACCTACGCCAGCACAACTGATCGACGCTTTAGATACGGGAATGTACAACGTTCTCTTCTATGCAGGTCATGGCATGCCCGCGCCCGATGGCGGTTTGTTGTTTTTGGGACCGAATGCCATTATGAACGGGACGGA
It includes:
- a CDS encoding sulfite exporter TauE/SafE family protein, with protein sequence MATLGFLGSFGHCAGMCGPLTVAFSLSQQHSETPNWRSYLGFHLLINLGRVISYGLVGAALGGVSEILIDRGQLLGIGSELRQGVTIVTGTILIWFALGQIKPDFLPPLPILHPLQALHRRLNTAMLRLSVSERWWTPALLGLLWGLIPCGFLYAAQIKAVERQELWLGAATMLAFGLGTMPMMVAIGALTSRLSASKRSQLFRLGGWITLAIGILTLLRTDEMVDLTGHAALLLLMLALIARPLSGFWAAPLQYRRAIGVGAYVLAIAHTGRMLDHSFNWNLGTISYLLPIHRVGIVTGAIALLLMTPAVCTSFDYWQKVLGKRWRQIHLLCLPALGLAIVHTLLIGSHYLGELHWDWGDRWRSIGLVAIAGGVLLLRWRLFWLLFSLDKFYIRPNKR
- a CDS encoding glycosyltransferase family 2 protein; protein product: MISIYILTHNEEIDIAACIESALLSDDVIVVDSFSTDRTIEIASRYPVRVVQHEFESHGKQRTWMLEAIPTKYEWVYILEADERMTPELFRECLKASQSQEFIGYYVAERVMFMGTWIRRSTQYPRYQMRLFEKGKVWFGDYGHTEREVCDGPTGFLKETYPHYTCSKGLSRWIEKHNRYSTDEAKETLRQLKNGKIDWYSLLLGKSEVERRRALKDLSLRLPFRPLLRWFYMYFMLGGILDGRAGFAWCTLQAFYEYLILLKVREMQQASHDGLSLENSVTSFEISSFSKLSELVSGDRSSSQRR
- a CDS encoding PP2C family serine/threonine-protein phosphatase, which translates into the protein MENSVATIQCSNPSCQAPNLLTDRDCHKCRTPIVRRYLWTVGQWERDFREGELIGDRYLFIRPRILLDTQPAIPPITPEEVPDNMLPYLKLLPYRLHVPLVYGYLPSPDEQLELEIWLLEYNSVPTDESGKLKYDELFPKLTEVWQKATGLRQLNWLWQMARLWEPLQNRGVAASLLAPSLLRVNGPLIQLLELQFDQEKQPSLHQLGQLWFSWSEQASPNLTEFLQKLCEHLEQGKIERAEQLVALLEKAIEQAARLQERTYQIYTCTDAGPTRDHNEDACYPPSGKTVTIGDRNRALAIVCDGIGGQEGGEIASQLAIDTLVEDIDRSLGDATESDPKIYMQAIERAICDTNDLISDRNDSENRQERQRMGTTLVMSLARAHEIYIAHVGDSRIYWITPTSCHQVTVDDDLASREVRLGYLLYREAVQYPNAGALVQALGMSSSASLHPTVQRLILDEDCVFLLCSDGLSDFDRVEQYWEKEIAPILEGKRDVMEAGKRLLALANQRNGHDNVTIALVHCQVQPKAGAESTPLVYPEFEAKSIDEPPLPESEDLETDEEAEDTVLTARFEAFSSPETPPQRSPWLLVLAMASLGLLALGGGYWLWQLANSGTEDTRVPIVTSDPQVTPIVPEPTVSSQLPLAAGDAIEIFRTITLLDSPAAEKRVGDVPKDSMLKVVQTEPNSTWLKLQVCQVDEKATSHSIGGETSSPLGKEGWIKLETLKELGFRAISPAADNCLATDSSDPTEMPSPPPSQPEQLPR
- a CDS encoding CHAT domain-containing protein; the protein is MSVREIPCLSLAIARLTSAGPENFATWVIQSPLPGGYVHHDSIWSPTLTQKWLAWQEMFSLQSEFHIPVAHRDPSTSLPPFNLPLSSPKENYGGRLMQELGISLWQWVFDDPIRQSLAQSRGMAMGQNKLLRVRLEIRDPNLIPLPWEIMQPEVGKQSISLDPQILFSRTTSNVDPLAPQQSGDSLNILLVLGQDQNPPDPRETQSDSIRSSSKTLQLETEAAALVQAIEEGACVASAINSSAFRVSASVRTLVQPTPAQLIDALDTGMYNVLFYAGHGMPAPDGGLLFLGPNAIMNGTELAQVLVRNRVILSVFNACWGAQPDCMGQQTIERSSLAEVLIHHGVPAILGMRDSIADREALSFIQAFTKALAQRLPIDQAVRVARQQLLSLYKFNQPAWTLPILYMHPQFDGELLQPIEEGITQLPTTIPSVDRDDFPAAYLHSLERSDKIWRIYGGLMRVGRHPENDLVLQERWVGRRHAEIICRDTSSTANRQYTYFLRDFSRFGTLVYCAGEWHKVHHQEISLESGVQLKFGSPYGQILEFVIEDS